One window of Neptuniibacter halophilus genomic DNA carries:
- the mazG gene encoding nucleoside triphosphate pyrophosphohydrolase, protein MSEYSVNDLLYLMSRLRDPELGCPWDQKQDFASIVPHTIEEAYEVADTIAREDWQHLNDELGDLLFQVIFYAQMGQEQARFDFSTIVSNLVSKLIRRHPHVFPEGTLESKRSAAEVSEAEIKRNWERIKQQEREAKGLEEQPTRVLDDIPRTLPALSRAAKLQKRAASVGFDWDQADQVLDKIEEELAELRQAIREGDRAAVADEMGDMIFAQVNLARHLGVDPEEAVRGTNQKFERRFGYVEEQVTASGREWQSFTLAELDQFWDQAKALGL, encoded by the coding sequence ATGTCAGAATACAGTGTTAACGATCTGCTCTACCTGATGTCGCGCCTGCGTGATCCTGAATTGGGGTGCCCCTGGGATCAGAAGCAGGACTTCGCCAGCATCGTGCCGCACACCATCGAAGAAGCCTATGAGGTGGCCGATACTATTGCCCGCGAAGACTGGCAGCATCTGAATGATGAGCTGGGGGATCTGCTGTTTCAGGTGATCTTCTACGCACAGATGGGGCAGGAGCAGGCGCGCTTTGATTTCTCAACGATTGTTTCCAATCTGGTTAGCAAGCTGATCCGTCGACACCCGCATGTTTTCCCTGAGGGTACACTGGAATCGAAACGCAGTGCTGCAGAGGTCAGTGAAGCAGAGATCAAGCGCAACTGGGAACGGATCAAACAGCAGGAACGAGAAGCTAAAGGCCTTGAAGAGCAGCCGACCCGGGTGCTGGACGATATTCCGCGCACGTTGCCTGCCCTGTCACGGGCCGCAAAACTGCAAAAGCGGGCAGCCTCAGTCGGTTTTGACTGGGATCAGGCTGATCAGGTTCTGGATAAGATCGAAGAGGAACTGGCAGAACTGCGTCAGGCGATCCGTGAGGGTGACCGTGCGGCAGTAGCGGATGAGATGGGCGATATGATCTTCGCTCAGGTCAATCTGGCGCGCCATCTGGGCGTTGACCCAGAGGAAGCGGTGCGCGGTACCAACCAGAAGTTTGAACGCCGTTTCGGTTACGTAGAAGAGCAGGTAACCGCATCGGGAAGGGAGTGGCAGAGCTTTACCCTGGCGGAGCTGGATCAGTTCTGGGATCAGGCCAAGGCGCTGGGGCTTTGA
- the ppc gene encoding phosphoenolpyruvate carboxylase has protein sequence MTDLHEALRDDVRMLGASLGETIKSDLGEGFLDKIELVRQLAKKGRTDEQPEHEQLLQALRELSEDDVLPLARAFNQFLNLANIAEEHHRVRRQREEMDVCTADSICTLFAQLRKKGFSPQQVAEALSKTRIDLVLTAHPTEVNRRTLIQKYDDITQCLQLKDRGDPDAGHRLDELISQIWHTDEIRKQRPTPVDEAKWGFAVIENSLWTAVPKFLRRLDAQLNETLGERLPLECSPIRFASWMGGDRDGNPNVTAQVTEEVLLLSRWMAADLYLSDVDALRAELSMHQASKELRERVGEGAEPYRKLLGEVRERLEATKLWVENQLDGQPGDSLAVYLNDEELLEPLLLCHRSLQQCGMEIIAESALEDIIRRIACFGLTLVKLDIRQSSDRHAAVFEELSQFYGLGSYNGWSEEGRQSFLLKELQSRRPLLPNDWQPSAEVQEVIDTCRVVANAEQSALGSYVISMASQPSDVLAVILLLREMGIGHNMRVVPLFETLSDLDNARDCINALLSVDWYKAYTGGHQEVMIGYSDSSKDAGQLAAAWGQFKAQESLTQLCRDHGVHLTLFHGRGGTVGRGGGPSHTAILAQPPGSVDHSLRLTEQGEMIRFKYGIPDLAVRNLELCTGAVLQATLDPAPGPETSWRQQIESMAQCGLREYRAIVREDPMFVPYFRAATPEQELAKLPLGSRPAKRRQDGGVESLRAIPWIFAWTQIRLMLPAWLGTDKALAEAMEERSAGLVRQMYQQWPFFRATIDMLEMVLAKSDRNLSAYYDERLVSQELRILGSSLRSRLGDIIQLINEVKQQEGLLQESPVIRQSIDVRNPYIDPLHFLQAELLNRDRNQPDQRLEQALMVTMAGISAGLRNTG, from the coding sequence ATGACCGATCTGCATGAAGCTTTACGTGATGATGTACGTATGCTCGGTGCAAGCCTGGGGGAAACCATAAAATCAGACCTTGGTGAGGGCTTTCTCGACAAGATTGAGCTGGTCAGACAACTGGCCAAAAAAGGCCGGACCGATGAACAGCCGGAGCATGAGCAACTGCTCCAGGCTCTGCGGGAACTGAGTGAAGATGATGTGCTGCCGCTGGCGCGGGCTTTCAATCAGTTTCTGAATCTGGCAAATATTGCCGAAGAGCACCATCGGGTTCGTCGCCAGCGCGAAGAGATGGATGTCTGCACCGCCGATTCCATCTGCACATTGTTTGCCCAGTTGCGGAAAAAGGGTTTTTCACCGCAGCAGGTAGCGGAAGCGTTGAGCAAAACGCGGATCGATCTGGTCCTGACCGCACACCCTACCGAAGTTAACCGCCGTACCCTGATCCAGAAATACGATGATATTACCCAGTGCCTTCAGCTTAAGGACCGGGGAGACCCGGATGCGGGACATCGACTGGATGAGCTGATCAGCCAGATCTGGCACACCGACGAGATTCGAAAACAGCGCCCGACACCGGTGGATGAAGCCAAATGGGGCTTTGCCGTAATTGAAAACTCACTCTGGACTGCGGTACCCAAATTTCTGCGCCGGCTGGATGCGCAACTGAATGAGACTCTCGGGGAGCGATTACCTCTGGAATGCTCACCGATTCGCTTTGCCTCCTGGATGGGCGGCGACCGGGATGGCAACCCGAATGTCACCGCGCAGGTCACAGAAGAGGTACTCCTGCTCTCCCGCTGGATGGCGGCAGATCTCTATCTGAGTGATGTGGATGCCCTGCGAGCAGAGCTCTCCATGCATCAGGCCAGTAAAGAGTTGCGCGAACGCGTGGGTGAAGGCGCAGAGCCTTATCGGAAGTTACTGGGAGAGGTCAGAGAGCGGCTCGAAGCCACCAAGCTCTGGGTGGAAAATCAACTGGATGGACAGCCCGGAGATAGCCTCGCCGTTTACCTCAATGACGAAGAGTTGCTGGAACCGCTGCTGCTCTGTCATCGTTCATTACAGCAGTGCGGGATGGAGATCATCGCCGAGAGCGCGCTGGAAGATATTATTCGTCGTATTGCCTGCTTTGGCCTGACACTGGTCAAGCTGGATATACGCCAGAGTTCCGATCGGCATGCTGCGGTCTTTGAGGAACTGTCCCAGTTCTACGGGCTTGGCTCCTACAACGGCTGGAGTGAAGAGGGGCGTCAGAGCTTTCTGCTTAAAGAGCTGCAAAGCCGCCGGCCTCTGCTGCCAAACGACTGGCAACCCTCTGCTGAAGTGCAGGAAGTTATTGATACCTGCCGTGTAGTGGCGAATGCTGAGCAGTCAGCGCTGGGTTCCTATGTCATCTCTATGGCCAGTCAGCCTTCGGATGTGCTGGCGGTGATTCTGCTCCTGCGGGAGATGGGAATTGGCCACAACATGCGTGTAGTGCCTCTGTTTGAGACGCTGAGTGATCTGGATAACGCCCGTGACTGTATTAACGCGCTGCTCAGCGTCGACTGGTACAAGGCGTATACCGGAGGTCATCAGGAGGTGATGATCGGTTATTCAGATTCCTCCAAGGATGCCGGTCAGCTAGCGGCGGCGTGGGGGCAGTTCAAGGCACAGGAGAGCCTGACACAACTCTGTCGTGATCATGGCGTGCACCTGACGCTGTTTCATGGCCGGGGCGGCACCGTGGGTCGTGGGGGCGGTCCGAGCCATACTGCGATTCTGGCCCAGCCGCCCGGGTCGGTGGATCACAGTCTGCGTCTGACCGAGCAGGGCGAGATGATCCGCTTTAAGTACGGTATTCCTGATCTGGCGGTGCGGAATCTTGAGCTGTGTACCGGCGCTGTGCTTCAAGCCACGCTGGACCCGGCGCCGGGCCCGGAAACCTCATGGCGACAGCAGATCGAGAGTATGGCCCAGTGTGGCCTGCGCGAGTATCGTGCCATTGTCCGTGAAGATCCGATGTTTGTGCCTTACTTCCGTGCGGCGACACCCGAGCAGGAGCTGGCTAAGCTGCCACTGGGTTCCCGACCGGCAAAAAGGCGTCAGGATGGTGGGGTCGAAAGCCTCCGCGCGATTCCGTGGATCTTTGCCTGGACCCAGATTCGCCTGATGTTACCTGCCTGGCTGGGCACGGACAAAGCACTGGCCGAGGCCATGGAGGAGCGCAGCGCAGGACTGGTGCGGCAGATGTATCAGCAGTGGCCGTTTTTCCGTGCCACCATCGATATGCTGGAGATGGTGCTGGCAAAGAGCGATCGTAACCTGTCGGCCTACTACGATGAGCGCCTGGTCTCTCAGGAACTGCGTATACTGGGCTCCAGTCTGCGCAGTCGTCTGGGGGATATTATCCAGCTCATTAATGAGGTGAAGCAGCAGGAGGGATTGTTGCAGGAAAGCCCGGTGATTCGTCAGTCCATAGATGTGCGTAACCCCTACATCGATCCCCTGCATTTCCTTCAGGCGGAACTGCTGAACCGGGATCGTAATCAGCCGGATCAGCGTCTCGAACAGGCGTTGATGGTGACCATGGCCGGTATTTCGGCGGGTCTTCGCAACACCGGTTAG
- the adk gene encoding adenylate kinase has product MRIILLGAPGAGKGTQAQYITEKFGIPQISTGDMLRAAVKAGTPLGVKAKAVMDAGQLVSDEIIIGLVKERIAEADCEKGFLFDGFPRTIPQADALKDAGVKIDAVVEIDVADEEIVKRMAGRRVHPGSGRTYHVIFNPPQVEGKDDVTGEELVQRADDAEETVRDRLKVYHDQTAPLISYYKGWAEEDAATAPGYIYVPGVGSVEDIRDKVFAGLDNA; this is encoded by the coding sequence ATGCGTATTATTCTGCTGGGCGCACCAGGCGCAGGTAAAGGTACTCAGGCACAATATATTACCGAGAAGTTTGGTATTCCCCAGATCTCTACGGGTGACATGCTGCGTGCTGCGGTTAAAGCCGGTACTCCACTGGGTGTAAAAGCGAAAGCGGTGATGGATGCAGGTCAGCTTGTATCTGACGAGATCATCATTGGTCTGGTTAAAGAGCGTATCGCTGAAGCGGATTGCGAAAAAGGCTTCCTGTTTGATGGTTTCCCACGCACGATTCCACAGGCTGATGCCCTGAAAGATGCAGGCGTAAAGATCGATGCAGTGGTTGAGATCGATGTAGCTGACGAAGAGATCGTTAAGCGTATGGCGGGTCGTCGTGTACACCCGGGTTCCGGTCGTACCTACCACGTTATCTTCAATCCACCTCAGGTTGAAGGTAAGGACGATGTAACCGGTGAAGAACTGGTGCAGCGTGCAGATGATGCAGAAGAGACCGTGCGTGACCGTCTGAAGGTTTACCATGACCAGACTGCCCCTCTGATCAGCTACTATAAAGGCTGGGCGGAAGAAGACGCTGCCACCGCACCCGGTTACATCTACGTACCGGGTGTAGGTTCTGTAGAAGATATCCGCGATAAGGTTTTTGCAGGTCTGGATAACGCCTGA
- the hemH gene encoding ferrochelatase — translation MNQAGKTAVVLVNLGTPDKAEKGAVRRYLKEFLSDQRVVEGKGLRRLLWLSVLNGIVLNLRPGRVAKAYASIWQEDSPMRLILDKQVAELQLLLQQKWGEHAPDVFAAMTYGKPGLTMRLRKLAESNYERVLLIPMYPQYSATTTAPVYDQVARFQLKQRKVLDIRIVNSYFAHPDYIAALAAQIGAYRDANGAADKLILSYHGIPKEYADKGDPYPQQCHQTSVLLAQAMGLADTQWMTTFQSRFGPAEWLQPYTDKTLEALPEAGVKSVQMACPAFSADCLETLEEIAVENRDTYMDAGGERYEYIPALNADPKFIALLETLVKEQAGDWLGAR, via the coding sequence ATGAACCAAGCAGGAAAAACAGCGGTTGTTCTGGTCAACCTGGGCACCCCGGATAAAGCGGAAAAGGGTGCGGTACGTCGCTATCTAAAAGAGTTTCTGTCGGATCAGCGGGTGGTCGAGGGGAAAGGCCTGCGTCGCCTGCTCTGGTTATCGGTACTGAATGGTATTGTTCTCAATCTGCGCCCCGGCCGGGTAGCTAAGGCTTATGCCAGTATCTGGCAGGAAGATTCACCTATGCGCCTGATTCTGGATAAACAGGTCGCCGAGCTTCAACTCCTGTTACAGCAGAAGTGGGGTGAACATGCACCGGATGTATTCGCGGCGATGACCTATGGCAAGCCCGGGCTGACCATGCGCCTGCGCAAGCTTGCCGAAAGCAATTATGAGCGGGTATTGCTGATTCCGATGTATCCGCAGTATTCGGCGACCACCACCGCGCCGGTTTATGATCAGGTGGCCAGATTCCAGTTGAAGCAGCGTAAGGTTCTGGATATCCGGATTGTAAATTCCTACTTCGCGCACCCCGACTATATTGCTGCTCTGGCCGCGCAGATCGGCGCCTACCGCGATGCCAACGGGGCGGCTGATAAGCTGATTCTCTCCTATCACGGTATCCCCAAAGAGTATGCTGATAAAGGCGACCCTTACCCGCAGCAATGTCATCAGACCTCGGTTCTGCTTGCGCAGGCGATGGGGCTGGCCGATACTCAGTGGATGACTACATTCCAGTCCCGGTTTGGCCCGGCGGAGTGGTTGCAGCCGTATACGGATAAAACCCTTGAGGCTTTACCTGAAGCGGGTGTGAAATCGGTGCAGATGGCATGTCCGGCATTTTCCGCCGATTGCCTTGAAACGCTGGAGGAGATCGCGGTGGAAAACCGCGATACCTATATGGACGCTGGTGGAGAACGTTACGAATACATTCCGGCACTGAATGCCGATCCGAAATTTATCGCCCTGCTGGAAACTCTGGTTAAAGAGCAGGCCGGCGACTGGCTGGGAGCACGCTAA
- the rlmB gene encoding 23S rRNA (guanosine(2251)-2'-O)-methyltransferase RlmB, with translation MQFEPLFGIHAVSTALKRDAERIQRILVMKGRHDSKMQRLIEAALDQGIEVEQAGKRDLEELVKGAVHQGIVALCKPIQTYNEKFLDQLLDNQQESPLLLILDGVTDPHNLGACLRTADAAGVQAVIAPKDKSAPLNATAAKVACGAAEAIPYVLVTNLARTLKSLQERGIWITGTAGETDLDIYSANLTGPMALVMGAEGQGMRRLTRENCDQLVKIPMAGEVSSLNVSVATGICLFEAVRQRS, from the coding sequence ATGCAGTTTGAACCTCTGTTCGGTATCCACGCGGTATCCACCGCTCTGAAGCGCGACGCGGAGCGGATTCAGCGTATTCTGGTGATGAAGGGGCGTCATGACAGTAAAATGCAGCGCCTGATTGAAGCTGCGCTGGATCAGGGTATTGAAGTGGAGCAGGCCGGCAAGCGCGATCTCGAAGAGCTGGTCAAAGGTGCGGTTCATCAGGGGATCGTCGCCCTGTGCAAACCGATCCAGACCTATAATGAGAAGTTTCTGGATCAGTTGCTGGATAACCAGCAGGAATCGCCGCTGCTACTGATTCTGGATGGCGTCACCGATCCGCATAATCTGGGGGCCTGTCTGCGTACTGCGGATGCTGCGGGCGTTCAGGCAGTGATTGCACCCAAAGATAAATCCGCACCACTGAACGCGACCGCAGCCAAGGTGGCCTGTGGTGCCGCTGAAGCGATCCCCTATGTGCTGGTGACCAATCTTGCGCGGACTCTGAAAAGCCTTCAGGAACGGGGTATCTGGATTACCGGTACCGCGGGTGAGACCGATCTGGATATCTACAGCGCTAATCTGACCGGGCCAATGGCGCTGGTGATGGGGGCTGAAGGGCAGGGGATGCGTCGCCTGACCCGGGAAAACTGTGATCAGTTGGTTAAAATTCCGATGGCGGGTGAGGTGAGCAGCCTGAATGTGTCTGTCGCTACCGGTATCTGCCTGTTTGAAGCGGTGCGTCAGCGCAGCTAA